In the Orenia marismortui DSM 5156 genome, one interval contains:
- a CDS encoding S1C family serine protease, with amino-acid sequence MKNLRRSILITSCLLLIVILLGTTLFNNSANAFWNNDKEEIQQDKDVRNKIIIPQEEAVKRAVKKVGPAVVSIMTRDVEIVRDFFYNPVPQERKGLGSGVIIDKEGYILTNHHVIDNADKIKVLLSDGRKFKAKLIGSDPRNDLAVIKIEGKDLPVAKLGDSDKLEVGQLTIAIGSPYGIEFSNTVTTGVVSALGREIRTGKRGHILENLIQTDASINPGNSGGPLLDSQGRVIGINTAIIGDAQGIGFSIPVNKAKDIIGDLIEYGRVKRPWLGIYGSKLTKEIINYYNLPVEHGVLIARVIMDSPADKAGLSNNNIIIEADHQKIKDMSDLQEIINKKGINSKLKLLIMDNEGNLKPITVKLEEMKTENN; translated from the coding sequence ATGAAAAATTTAAGAAGATCTATATTAATTACTAGTTGTTTACTACTAATTGTCATTTTATTAGGTACTACTTTATTTAATAATTCAGCTAATGCTTTTTGGAATAATGATAAAGAAGAAATTCAGCAAGATAAGGATGTTAGAAATAAAATTATTATTCCACAAGAAGAAGCTGTTAAAAGGGCAGTTAAAAAAGTTGGACCTGCGGTGGTTAGTATTATGACCCGGGATGTTGAAATTGTTCGAGATTTCTTTTATAATCCAGTTCCTCAAGAAAGAAAGGGGCTTGGTTCAGGGGTTATTATAGATAAAGAAGGTTATATTTTGACTAATCATCATGTTATTGATAATGCCGATAAGATAAAAGTATTGTTATCAGATGGACGCAAATTTAAAGCTAAATTAATTGGGTCAGATCCAAGAAATGATTTGGCAGTAATTAAGATTGAAGGTAAGGACTTACCAGTAGCTAAATTGGGTGATTCAGATAAGTTAGAGGTAGGTCAGTTGACTATTGCTATTGGTAGTCCCTATGGTATCGAGTTTAGTAATACTGTTACTACAGGAGTTGTAAGTGCTTTAGGTAGAGAGATTAGAACTGGTAAGAGAGGTCATATTTTAGAGAATTTGATTCAAACTGATGCCTCTATTAATCCAGGGAACAGTGGTGGACCATTATTAGATAGCCAAGGGAGAGTAATTGGTATTAATACTGCTATTATTGGAGATGCTCAGGGAATTGGTTTTTCAATTCCAGTTAATAAAGCTAAAGATATAATTGGTGACTTAATTGAATATGGTAGAGTTAAAAGGCCTTGGTTGGGAATTTATGGTAGCAAATTAACAAAAGAGATTATTAATTATTATAATCTGCCAGTAGAACATGGTGTATTAATTGCTAGAGTTATTATGGATAGTCCAGCCGATAAAGCAGGATTATCTAATAATAATATTATTATTGAAGCTGATCATCAAAAGATAAAAGATATGAGTGATTTGCAAGAGATAATTAATAAAAAAGGTATTAATTCAAAATTGAAATTATTAATTATGGATAACGAAGGCAATTTAAAACCAATTACAGTTAAATTAGAAGAAATGAAGACAGAAAATAATTAA
- a CDS encoding sensor histidine kinase — protein sequence MKLLKRINTISGKLMILFTIIILFTLFILGGLLSYLVKGYYYDSTEKKFIDQGNKISKLVQKSLYEGNYDETISFLRNSQRFFEGNVWIVDSKGLILATTQQKELQGVRLNKEEVKQVFQGKIVKKRGFSNYFDEPVLFVAVPIIFSKKVIGAVFVYSPLAGITSTLSDLKDLIQYAAFIAIILTLLLSFTLSKSFSKPLKKMQKISLNMAHGDFDERVKINSNDEVGQLASSFNYLADKLQETIASLQNKEELQRRFVADVSHELRTPLTSIQGFVKALRDGVYDSKADKEEYYQIVLTEVKRLIRLVNDLLNLSQIELGQIKMDIKRLDLKAVIRRSIRNLLPRIKEKDLKIRIDLSKDLPLVLADRDRVEQVLINLVSNAIDFTPKGEEIKISSELKDDRVLVMIEDNGPGIPKGEIDDIWNRFHKVDKARTRDRGGTGLGLSIVREIIRQHQGEVWVESKIGEGSIFGFSLLADD from the coding sequence TTGAAATTATTAAAGAGGATTAATACAATATCAGGTAAATTAATGATACTATTTACTATTATTATTTTATTTACACTATTTATTTTGGGAGGGTTATTATCATATTTAGTTAAAGGTTATTATTATGATAGTACAGAGAAAAAATTTATTGATCAGGGTAATAAGATATCTAAATTAGTACAGAAATCTCTTTATGAAGGAAATTATGATGAAACCATCTCATTTTTAAGGAATTCACAACGTTTTTTTGAAGGTAATGTCTGGATTGTAGATTCTAAAGGTTTAATTTTAGCAACTACTCAACAGAAAGAATTACAAGGAGTTAGATTGAATAAAGAGGAGGTAAAACAGGTTTTTCAGGGTAAGATAGTTAAAAAGCGAGGCTTTTCTAATTACTTTGATGAGCCTGTACTATTTGTGGCAGTACCAATTATATTTTCAAAGAAAGTTATTGGAGCTGTATTTGTTTATTCTCCTTTAGCTGGTATTACATCCACCTTAAGTGATCTAAAAGATTTAATCCAATATGCAGCTTTTATTGCTATTATATTGACTTTGCTTTTAAGCTTTACCCTATCTAAAAGTTTTTCTAAGCCATTAAAAAAGATGCAGAAGATATCTTTGAATATGGCTCATGGTGACTTTGATGAGAGAGTAAAAATAAATTCTAATGATGAGGTGGGGCAATTAGCTTCATCCTTTAATTACTTAGCAGATAAACTACAAGAGACCATTGCTTCCCTGCAAAATAAAGAGGAGTTACAGCGTAGGTTTGTAGCAGATGTTTCCCATGAATTAAGAACACCTTTAACTTCAATACAAGGCTTTGTTAAGGCTTTAAGAGATGGAGTGTATGATAGCAAAGCTGATAAGGAAGAATATTATCAGATTGTATTAACAGAGGTAAAAAGGTTAATTAGACTGGTTAATGATTTATTAAATTTATCTCAAATTGAATTAGGCCAAATTAAAATGGATATAAAAAGATTGGATTTAAAAGCTGTTATAAGGCGTTCTATTAGAAACTTATTACCTAGAATCAAAGAAAAAGATCTAAAGATAAGAATTGATTTATCTAAAGATTTACCCTTAGTATTGGCAGATAGAGATAGAGTGGAACAAGTATTGATTAATTTAGTAAGTAATGCAATTGACTTTACCCCTAAAGGTGAAGAGATAAAAATTTCTTCGGAGTTAAAAGATGATAGAGTTTTAGTGATGATTGAGGATAATGGTCCAGGAATTCCTAAAGGTGAAATAGATGATATTTGGAATAGGTTTCATAAAGTTGATAAGGCCCGGACTAGAGATAGAGGTGGAACAGGGCTTGGATTATCTATTGTTAGAGAGATAATTCGTCAACACCAGGGAGAAGTTTGGGTAGAAAGTAAGATAGGCGAAGGGTCAATATTTGGTTTTAGCCTTTTAGCTGATGATTAA
- a CDS encoding response regulator transcription factor, translating to MELKILVVDDDKNLCRLMEVYLKKEKYKVIVVNNGQEAIDKFHEENPHLIILDIMLPKMNGWEVCQEIRKQSNIPILMLTAKGEKDDKLKGLGIGADDYVTKPFDPDELVARVKAILRRAGNIKRDGENLVFPNLKINNKKHQVILKGQELELAPKEYDLLYFLSKHEKQVFSREHLLDRVWGFDFIGDIRTVDTHIKRLRKKIDEQLDKYKYFHTVWGVGYKFEIIKED from the coding sequence ATGGAACTTAAGATTTTAGTAGTAGATGATGATAAAAATCTATGTAGACTAATGGAGGTCTACTTAAAAAAGGAGAAATATAAAGTAATCGTAGTAAATAATGGTCAAGAAGCAATAGATAAATTCCATGAAGAAAATCCACATTTGATTATATTGGATATTATGTTACCTAAGATGAATGGGTGGGAAGTTTGCCAAGAGATTAGAAAACAGTCAAATATCCCTATATTAATGTTAACTGCTAAAGGTGAAAAAGATGATAAATTAAAAGGTTTAGGAATAGGTGCAGATGATTATGTAACTAAGCCTTTTGACCCAGATGAATTAGTAGCTAGAGTTAAAGCAATTTTAAGAAGAGCAGGAAATATAAAAAGGGATGGAGAAAATCTGGTTTTTCCTAACCTCAAGATAAATAATAAAAAACATCAAGTAATTTTAAAAGGTCAAGAGTTAGAATTAGCGCCCAAAGAGTATGATTTGCTTTATTTTTTATCAAAGCATGAGAAGCAGGTATTTAGTAGAGAACATTTATTAGATAGAGTATGGGGGTTTGATTTTATAGGTGATATTAGAACAGTAGATACACATATTAAAAGGTTAAGAAAGAAGATTGATGAGCAGTTAGATAAGTATAAATATTTTCATACAGTTTGGGGAGTGGGATACAAATTTGAAATTATTAAAGAGGATTAA
- a CDS encoding inositol monophosphatase family protein — protein MDLKFLKGGSEIIDREEVLKKVKKWVREVGELQLEKLNDNLKVRTKSNKNDLVTEVDELSEEILMDYINQEYPDHSILSEESGVKERDSKYKWIIDPLDGTTNYAHGFSLFAISVALKHKGDTIVGVVYLPSLKKLYYALKGEGAFVGQKRLEVSTTKHLDESLLITDLSYYRDKDPDENINYFNKIIKEVRGVRKTGSAALDLCCIAEGSLDCFWELELKPWDIAAGSLIIEEAGGRVITFSKEAKLTIIAANKILSTTLMEKIKK, from the coding sequence ATAGATCTCAAGTTTCTGAAAGGAGGAAGTGAAATTATAGATAGAGAAGAGGTATTAAAGAAAGTAAAAAAATGGGTGCGAGAAGTAGGAGAATTACAACTAGAAAAATTGAATGATAATCTAAAGGTTAGAACAAAGTCAAATAAGAATGATTTAGTTACAGAAGTAGATGAACTATCAGAAGAAATATTGATGGATTATATAAATCAGGAATATCCTGATCATTCAATTTTATCTGAAGAGAGTGGTGTTAAAGAGAGAGACTCAAAGTATAAATGGATCATAGACCCTTTAGATGGAACAACTAATTATGCTCATGGTTTTTCCTTATTTGCTATATCTGTAGCTTTAAAACATAAAGGTGATACTATTGTAGGAGTAGTTTATTTGCCAAGTTTAAAAAAATTATATTATGCTCTTAAAGGAGAAGGGGCTTTTGTAGGGCAGAAAAGATTAGAGGTATCCACAACTAAGCACTTAGATGAATCCTTATTGATTACTGATCTTTCTTATTATAGAGATAAAGATCCAGATGAAAATATTAATTATTTCAATAAAATAATTAAAGAGGTAAGAGGGGTGCGTAAAACTGGTAGTGCGGCATTAGATCTATGTTGTATAGCAGAAGGAAGTTTAGATTGTTTTTGGGAATTAGAGTTAAAACCTTGGGATATAGCAGCAGGATCTTTAATTATTGAAGAGGCTGGAGGAAGAGTTATTACTTTTTCTAAAGAAGCTAAGCTTACCATAATAGCAGCTAATAAGATATTATCTACCACATTAATGGAAAAAATAAAAAAATAA
- a CDS encoding YetF domain-containing protein: protein MSEYLEAIWRSVVVFLLLAVLTRLIGRKLLSQITFFEFVTGVTIGTVAGAYIVNAIRGIWVLLAPVVLAISTIGLSYLTIKSLRIRKLIEGEPVVIIQNGKILEKNMLKARYNLDHLEMQLRDKGVFNLNEVEFAILESTGKLSVLKKTPFVPVTPTDLNLETSYKGIATEIIKDGEVLEQNLKQNNLDFKWLYNELRKSGINDISKVMLASLNTDGFLYIDLKDSSPVYNQKVED, encoded by the coding sequence ATGTCAGAATATTTGGAAGCTATTTGGAGATCAGTAGTTGTCTTTCTTTTATTAGCAGTATTAACCAGATTGATTGGTCGTAAATTATTATCACAAATTACTTTTTTTGAATTTGTAACTGGAGTGACAATAGGTACAGTAGCTGGTGCTTATATTGTAAATGCAATTAGAGGTATTTGGGTTCTATTAGCACCAGTTGTATTAGCTATATCTACTATTGGGCTTAGTTATCTAACAATTAAGAGTTTAAGAATTAGAAAATTAATCGAAGGGGAACCGGTAGTGATAATTCAGAATGGAAAGATACTAGAAAAGAATATGCTAAAGGCTAGATATAACTTAGACCATTTAGAAATGCAATTAAGGGACAAAGGAGTTTTTAATTTAAATGAAGTAGAATTTGCTATTTTAGAATCTACCGGTAAGTTAAGTGTTTTAAAGAAGACCCCCTTTGTTCCTGTAACACCGACTGATCTGAATTTGGAGACAAGTTACAAGGGAATAGCTACAGAGATCATTAAAGATGGTGAAGTATTAGAGCAGAATTTAAAGCAGAATAACTTAGATTTTAAGTGGCTATATAATGAACTTAGAAAATCTGGAATAAATGATATTTCTAAAGTTATGTTAGCAAGCTTAAATACTGATGGTTTCTTGTATATAGATTTAAAAGATTCTTCCCCTGTTTATAATCAGAAAGTAGAAGATTAA
- a CDS encoding late competence development ComFB family protein encodes MASKNLVEAEVKSMVKELLSEREDLCDCEQCQNDIIALALNNLRPRYAGSENGSVVIDSVDISSTQTKMDVYRVVINAAKAVSERPHHNRE; translated from the coding sequence TTGGCAAGTAAAAATTTAGTAGAAGCAGAAGTCAAAAGTATGGTTAAAGAGTTGTTAAGTGAAAGAGAAGACTTATGTGACTGTGAACAATGTCAAAATGATATTATAGCATTAGCTCTTAATAATCTGAGACCACGGTATGCAGGTAGTGAGAATGGTAGTGTTGTAATTGATAGTGTAGATATTTCTAGTACACAAACTAAGATGGATGTTTATCGAGTGGTTATTAATGCGGCTAAAGCAGTAAGTGAAAGACCACATCATAATAGAGAATAG
- a CDS encoding outer membrane beta-barrel protein: protein MKKLIVALVALVFITTIATTSFAENSISFEILESDTSYKSLGGEFMIKDHWSFLGDYTFSRIDQYSIGLRINKLNLSIMNNIFNSEKLSAQLGLGYSYGSANLSSNYFPDMNVSSREHGLILAGNAEVDLDDRLSLFGKINYIPKAKLEGKIENNETVDEISDSIKKYEAKIGLKSKLAENLTARLGYNFTRYLDNINSGYVDPNNLKLKENFNHNQSGIFLGLESNF from the coding sequence ATGAAGAAATTAATCGTAGCATTAGTCGCACTAGTATTTATCACAACTATAGCAACAACAAGTTTTGCAGAAAATTCTATATCCTTTGAAATTTTAGAGTCTGATACATCTTACAAATCCTTGGGTGGAGAGTTTATGATAAAAGATCATTGGTCTTTTTTAGGAGACTATACTTTTAGCAGAATCGATCAATATAGTATAGGACTCCGAATTAATAAGTTAAATCTATCCATAATGAATAATATATTTAATAGTGAAAAATTATCTGCTCAATTAGGTTTAGGATATAGTTATGGTTCAGCAAATTTATCTTCTAATTACTTTCCAGATATGAATGTTTCTTCTCGGGAACATGGATTAATTTTAGCCGGAAATGCTGAAGTAGACTTAGATGATAGATTATCTCTATTTGGAAAAATAAATTATATTCCAAAAGCTAAGTTAGAAGGAAAAATAGAAAATAACGAAACCGTCGATGAAATTTCAGATAGTATTAAAAAGTATGAAGCAAAAATAGGACTAAAATCAAAACTTGCCGAAAACCTAACAGCAAGACTAGGGTATAATTTTACTCGATATCTAGATAATATTAATTCAGGTTATGTAGATCCAAATAATTTAAAACTAAAAGAAAATTTCAATCATAATCAATCTGGGATATTCCTAGGATTAGAAAGCAATTTTTAG
- the rbsB gene encoding ribose ABC transporter substrate-binding protein RbsB translates to MFKKLVTLGLVLLMAMGLFGCAKNGAKDDGKLKIGFAVSTQNNPFFVDMKKGLEAKAEELDFDVLTVDAQDDAAKQLSSIEDLIMKGIDVLVVNPVDGDAVVTAIESANNSNIPVITVDRGANGGEITAHIASDNVAGGEMAADFIAEKINKAGKVVELEGIAGTSAARDRGKGFNQGIDKYNNIEVVASQPADFNRAKGMTVMENILQSQRDIDAVFAHNDSMALGAMEAIEATGRDIIIVGFDAIDDAVQAVKDGKIDATVAQQPSLIGEMAVETAQKIADQKEVEDFIKVPLKLVK, encoded by the coding sequence ATGTTTAAGAAATTAGTAACATTAGGATTAGTACTTTTGATGGCTATGGGATTGTTTGGGTGTGCTAAGAATGGAGCTAAAGATGATGGTAAGTTAAAAATAGGCTTTGCAGTCTCTACTCAGAATAACCCTTTCTTTGTGGATATGAAAAAAGGATTAGAAGCTAAAGCAGAAGAATTAGATTTTGATGTATTAACTGTAGATGCTCAAGATGATGCAGCTAAACAATTAAGTAGTATTGAAGATTTAATTATGAAAGGTATTGATGTATTGGTAGTTAACCCAGTAGATGGTGACGCAGTAGTAACTGCAATTGAATCAGCTAATAATAGTAATATTCCAGTCATTACAGTTGATAGAGGTGCTAATGGTGGTGAGATTACTGCTCATATTGCTTCTGATAATGTAGCAGGAGGAGAAATGGCAGCTGACTTTATAGCTGAAAAGATTAATAAAGCAGGAAAAGTAGTAGAGTTAGAAGGTATTGCAGGAACATCTGCTGCCCGGGATAGAGGAAAAGGATTTAATCAAGGAATTGATAAATATAACAATATAGAAGTTGTAGCTAGTCAGCCTGCTGATTTTAATAGGGCTAAGGGTATGACAGTTATGGAAAATATCTTACAATCACAAAGAGATATTGATGCAGTATTTGCTCATAATGATTCAATGGCTTTAGGTGCTATGGAAGCAATTGAAGCTACAGGAAGAGATATTATCATAGTAGGATTTGATGCTATTGATGATGCAGTACAAGCTGTTAAAGATGGCAAGATAGATGCCACTGTTGCTCAGCAACCAAGCTTAATTGGAGAGATGGCAGTAGAGACAGCTCAGAAAATTGCTGATCAAAAAGAAGTAGAAGACTTTATTAAAGTTCCGTTAAAATTAGTTAAATAA
- a CDS encoding IS30 family transposase, whose amino-acid sequence MTYLNDTPKSRKNKHLNAYERGQIALLHSEGMNPNAIAKRLGRASNTIRNELKRGTVSQIKANKKVMAYYPDTGQRVYESNRKNCGPKFKLLQCEYFIDYVVEQFYQKGHSLDAICGAAKLHNKFSKSEMVSTKTLYNYVNAGLLTIKNIDLPLKLKRSSKTNRTKNNKKKLGISIDQRPESINNRSEFGHWEIDTMIGKKTKNESVLLTMTERMTRKEIIRKIPAKTAQAVQDAILKLVNEAGDCFPKVFKSFTCDNGSEFAQMSFLEQISDTKVYFAHPYSSWERGTNERHNGLIRRFIPKGNSLNQFSIESIARVQNWCNTLPRKILDYLTPDEIFEDKLKQILYD is encoded by the coding sequence ATGACTTACTTAAATGATACACCAAAATCCCGAAAAAATAAACACTTAAATGCTTATGAACGTGGTCAAATTGCATTATTACATTCCGAAGGAATGAATCCAAATGCTATTGCAAAACGTTTAGGTAGAGCTTCTAATACGATTAGAAACGAGCTAAAACGTGGTACAGTTTCTCAAATTAAAGCTAATAAAAAGGTTATGGCTTATTATCCTGACACTGGTCAAAGAGTTTATGAATCTAATCGCAAAAATTGTGGTCCTAAGTTTAAGCTTTTACAATGTGAATACTTTATTGACTATGTTGTGGAACAATTCTACCAAAAAGGACATTCTCTTGATGCTATATGTGGTGCAGCAAAACTTCATAATAAATTTTCAAAGTCAGAAATGGTGTCTACTAAGACGCTGTATAACTATGTTAACGCTGGATTATTGACAATCAAAAACATTGATTTACCCTTAAAGCTTAAACGCTCTTCAAAAACAAATCGTACTAAAAATAATAAAAAGAAGCTTGGTATAAGTATAGATCAACGCCCTGAAAGTATTAATAATCGTAGTGAGTTTGGTCACTGGGAAATTGACACTATGATAGGCAAAAAGACTAAAAATGAATCAGTTTTACTTACTATGACAGAACGTATGACTCGTAAAGAAATTATTCGTAAAATCCCTGCCAAGACTGCTCAAGCAGTTCAAGATGCTATTTTAAAGCTCGTTAATGAAGCAGGAGATTGTTTTCCAAAAGTATTTAAAAGCTTCACTTGTGATAATGGCTCTGAGTTTGCTCAAATGTCATTTTTAGAGCAAATTAGTGATACTAAAGTATACTTTGCACATCCATATTCATCATGGGAAAGAGGAACTAATGAGCGTCATAATGGTCTTATAAGACGCTTTATCCCTAAAGGTAATAGTCTAAACCAATTCTCTATTGAATCTATTGCTAGAGTCCAAAACTGGTGCAATACTTTACCAAGAAAAATCTTAGATTACCTAACCCCTGATGAAATATTTGAAGATAAATTAAAACAAATTCTTTATGACTAA
- a CDS encoding ABC transporter permease produces the protein MTAKSKESQIIKLAAKFKSAIGLIGLIIVMSFLSEYFLTVHNLMNVTRQVSINAVLALGMTFVILTGGIDLSVGSVLALSSVITAGLMSSGMNIALVLIVGIGVGTLLGLLNGILVAKGKMQPFIVTLGMMTIARGLTLIYSNGRPISGFDKAFRFLGTGHLLGVPVPVIIMFALLAVSYVVLKKTPFGRYVYAIGGNEKATELSGINTDKIKIGVYAISGFLASVSGIILASRLNSAQPTAGTGYELDAIAAVVLGGTSLAGGQGGIVGTIIGALIIGILNNGLNLLNVSSFYQLVAKGAVILIAIFLDTRSQKRD, from the coding sequence TTGACAGCAAAGAGTAAAGAATCTCAAATAATCAAGCTAGCTGCTAAATTTAAGTCAGCTATTGGACTTATAGGTCTTATAATTGTAATGAGTTTTTTAAGTGAATATTTCTTAACAGTTCATAATTTAATGAATGTGACTAGACAGGTCTCTATAAATGCAGTTTTGGCATTAGGAATGACTTTTGTAATCTTAACTGGTGGAATTGATTTATCTGTAGGTTCAGTCTTGGCTTTATCATCAGTAATTACAGCAGGATTAATGTCTAGTGGAATGAATATTGCCTTAGTTTTAATTGTTGGCATTGGTGTAGGGACATTATTAGGCTTATTAAATGGTATATTAGTAGCTAAAGGCAAGATGCAACCCTTTATAGTTACTTTGGGGATGATGACTATTGCTAGAGGTTTGACTTTGATTTATTCTAATGGTAGACCAATTTCGGGTTTTGATAAAGCTTTTAGGTTCTTAGGAACTGGGCATCTTTTAGGGGTTCCAGTACCAGTAATTATTATGTTTGCTTTATTAGCAGTTAGTTATGTTGTTTTAAAGAAGACTCCTTTTGGTAGATATGTCTATGCTATTGGTGGTAATGAGAAAGCGACTGAATTATCTGGGATAAATACTGATAAGATTAAAATTGGAGTTTATGCTATTAGTGGTTTCTTAGCATCAGTTAGTGGTATTATTCTAGCTTCTCGTTTGAATTCTGCACAACCTACAGCAGGTACAGGTTATGAGTTAGATGCTATTGCAGCTGTAGTGTTAGGTGGGACTAGCTTAGCAGGAGGTCAAGGTGGAATTGTTGGTACGATTATCGGTGCTTTAATCATTGGAATTTTAAATAATGGATTGAATCTATTGAATGTATCTTCATTTTACCAGTTAGTTGCTAAAGGTGCAGTAATTCTGATTGCAATCTTCTTAGATACAAGAAGTCAAAAAAGAGATTAA